In Fimbriimonadaceae bacterium, the genomic window GCGAAAGCGGCATCGATAGCTGCCTTGTCCTCACCCGTTGCGGCCGATCGGAGCTTCTGAATCTTCTCTTCAACTCGCGTCTTGTCCTGCTCGCTAATCTTGTCACCAGCGTCCTTTATCGCCTTTTCGGTCGAGTAGCAAAGCTGATCGGACTTGTTCTTGATTTCGGCAAGCTCCTGCTGCATCCGGTCGGCGTCGGCATTGGCCTCCGCCTCCTTGATCATGCGATCGATTTCGTCCCGGTTCAGGTTGCCCGACCCGGTAATGCGGATGCTCTGCTCGTTGCTCGTACCCTTGTCTCTCGCGCTCACGTTGAGGATGCCGTTAGCATCGATATCGAACGTCACTTCGATCTGGGGGATCCGAGCCGGCGCCGGCGGAATGCCACCGAGATGGAAGCGACCTAGGCTCTTGTTATCCTTGGCGAGCGGTCGCTCACCTTGGAGAATGTGGATTTCCACTTCCGGCTGATTGTCGACGGCAGTCGTGTAGGTGCGGCTCTTCTTGGTGGGGATCGTCGTATTGCGATCAATGATCTTGTCAAAGATGCCACCCTGGGTTTCGACTCCGAGGGAGAGGGGAGTGACGTCCAACAGAACGATGTTCTTGACCTCGCCGCCGAGAATGCCCGCCTGGATGGCGGCCCCAATCGCGACGACCTCATCTGGGTTCACGCTCCGATTGGGCTCTTTCCCGGTGAGCTGCTTGACGAGGTCCTGCACCATCGGCATGCGCGTCGAACCACCGACCAGGATGATTTCGTGGATGTCCGAAGCCTTGACCTTGGCATCCTCTAGGGCCTGCTGGAACGGACCTTTGACCCTGCTCATGAGATCGGCGCACAGTTCCTCGAACTTCGCCCGGCTGAGATTCAGATCCAAATGCTTCGGCTCGTTCTCGATCGCCGTGATATAGGGCAGGTTGATGTTCGTGGTGACCTGCGAGCTCAGTTCGATCTTGGCCCGCTCTGCAGCCTCCTTCAGCCGCTGGAGCGCGTTCTTGTCCTTCAGAAGGTCGACTCCTTGATCCTTCTTGAACTCCGCCGCGATCCATTCGACGATCTTTTGGTCAAAGTCGTCGCCACCAAGGTGGCTGTCACCCGCGGTGGATTTCACTTCAAAAACGCCGTCTCCGACGTCAAGAATGCTGACGTCGAACGTGCCGCCACCCAGGTCGAATACCAGGATCGTTTCGCTGTGCTTCTTGTCCAAGCCATAGGCGAGCGATGCTGCTGTCGGCTCGTTGATGATGCGCAGCACAGTCAGGCCAGCGATCTCACCGGCATTTTTGGTTGCCGTTCGTTGCGAGTCGTTGAAATATGCCGGCACCGTAATAACGGCCTGATCGACGGTATCGCCCAAGTAGGCCTCTGCATCGTTTTTCAGTTTTTGAAGGATCATCGCGCTGATCTCTTCCGGCGTGAAATCCTTATCAACCGCGGCGATATGGGCGATGACCATGCCCTTCTTGTCTTCCTTGACCTTGTAGCTGACGCGCTTGACCTCGTCGGCTACTTCGCTCAGCTTGTGACCCATGAATCGCTTGATGCTCATCACGGTGTTTTCCGGGTTCATGACAGCCTGTCGTTTCGCGGTGATTCCCACGAGACGCTCGCCATTGGCCTTGAAGGCAACCACGCTCGGAAGCGTTCGCGTACCCTCTGCAGTCGCAATGACGACCGGTTCGCCGCCTTCCATCACGGCAACCACTGAGTTCGTGGTGCCCAAGTCTATTCCTACTGTGCGTCCCATACTGTAATCCTTGGCTCAAAGTATTTGAGCGCTATACACTCAATTAACGCCAAGAATACCCAATACGTTCCCCGTGGTGCGGGGGTTTCGTTTGATTCCGGACAAGTATTCTTTGGGGCAGCATGCTTGCGACAGCCCTGGCCATTTGCCTCATGCCTGAGCCTGGTCCTATGTTCGAACTAGGCATTGTCAGGCTTGGCAATCGATCCGTCGCGGCCCGAACACTTCGATTACGATGGGCCGATTACGCAGTCGACGTCGCCTGGCCTCGAACGGGCCTCGGCACCACTGCAGCTATGGCGGCGATTGCCAAACAGGCGGGAGCCGATATCGCCGTCAACGGCTGTTTCTTCGACGCGTACCTGCAATCACCGCGAAAGAACCCGAACCAGAACCTGGTTGCCAACGGCCGAGTTGCCTACATCGGCGGAACGGGTTGCACCTTTGGTTTCAGCGAAACGCTCGGGCCAAGGATTGATCGCGTTCGATTTAAGCTGCTAGGGACGATCTCCAGGAAGCTCGGCGCGCAGTCAAGCTGGTACGCCTATCGGGTCAACCACACACCCCAGAACGGTAACATCGCCGGCATTTTCGACCAATCCCATGGTTCGAAAGTCGACGGCACCGGCATGAAAGTCGTGGTCTCTGGGGGCAAGGTGGAAGAGATCACCTATGGGGAAGCGCGTATTCCACGCAACGGCTACGTCGTGTTCCTCGGCTCGGGGGAATCTTCGCTGCAGAGGCGTTTTCAGGTGGGAGATACGCTCGAATACAAGCTCGACATCACGGGCGGGGACCCGGAATTCTGGCGGCAGGTCGCCACTGGCGTCGGTGGCGGCCCCAAGCTCCTTAGCCAGGGCCGGGTCGACCTCCATGCCGAGGACGAGGGCTTTCGAGATCCCAAGATCCTGACCGGTTCCAATCATCGGAGCATGATCGGTTGG contains:
- the dnaK2 gene encoding Chaperone protein dnaK2, with the protein product MGRTVGIDLGTTNSVVAVMEGGEPVVIATAEGTRTLPSVVAFKANGERLVGITAKRQAVMNPENTVMSIKRFMGHKLSEVADEVKRVSYKVKEDKKGMVIAHIAAVDKDFTPEEISAMILQKLKNDAEAYLGDTVDQAVITVPAYFNDSQRTATKNAGEIAGLTVLRIINEPTAASLAYGLDKKHSETILVFDLGGGTFDVSILDVGDGVFEVKSTAGDSHLGGDDFDQKIVEWIAAEFKKDQGVDLLKDKNALQRLKEAAERAKIELSSQVTTNINLPYITAIENEPKHLDLNLSRAKFEELCADLMSRVKGPFQQALEDAKVKASDIHEIILVGGSTRMPMVQDLVKQLTGKEPNRSVNPDEVVAIGAAIQAGILGGEVKNIVLLDVTPLSLGVETQGGIFDKIIDRNTTIPTKKSRTYTTAVDNQPEVEIHILQGERPLAKDNKSLGRFHLGGIPPAPARIPQIEVTFDIDANGILNVSARDKGTSNEQSIRITGSGNLNRDEIDRMIKEAEANADADRMQQELAEIKNKSDQLCYSTEKAIKDAGDKISEQDKTRVEEKIQKLRSAATGEDKAAIDAAFADLEAESHTIAETIYKASAEERETVGAGVGNSGGGGDDVIDAEFKEEK